The genomic stretch CATCGCGGTTGCGGGCCGGGGTTCGAGCTTGCTCGGCAACGCGCTGCGCAGCGAGCTGACGCGCGAGGAGGTCTCGCGGGTTTTGGTCGAGGGCTTTTTCCCGGTCGTGGCGGCGAACGCACGTCCGCAGGCGCGAGCGCGCTCGGGTCTGACGCAGCTCGGTCTGCCGTATGCCGCGGATCCCGCCATCACCAAACACCTGGCCGCGTTTCTGGCTCGCCAGGTCGAGGCTACGGAGAAACTCGCGGGGTTCGGCGCCAAACACGGGGCGCTCCTGCACCCGAGCGCGGTGTTGTTCAACGGTGGAGTGGTCAAGGGTGAGGCGCTGCGTTCGCGCTTGCTCGAAGCGCTCACACACTGGCTGAAGAGTGACGGCGCCCCCGCCCCGCGGGTGTTGCCCGGGGCGGATCCCGACCTCGCGGTCGCGCGAGGTGCTGCGTATTTTGGTCTGGTGCGGCGCGGCAAGGCGCTGCGCATTCGCGGCGGCACCGCGCGTGCGTACTACGTCGGCATCGAGAGTCCCGCGCCGGCGGTCCCCGGCGTGGAACCGCCGATCGTTGCGCTGTGTGTGGCGCCCTTTGGCATGGAGGAGGGAACTCACGCCGAGCTGCCACCGAACGAGCTGGGATTGGTGGTGGGCGAGCCGGTGCAGTTTCGCTTCTTCGGCTCCAGCGTTCGCCGGAGCGACGCCGCCGGCGCACAGCTCGAGCGCTGGGCGCCGGGAGAGCTGGAGGAGCTATCACCGATCGAGATCGAGCTACCCGCAGAGGGCCGGCGTGAGGGTGATGTAGTGCCCGTGACCCTGGCCGCGCAGATCACTCCGGTCGGAACGCTGCTACTCGAAGCCGTCCCACGCGAGCCGCGCGAGCCCGACGAGCGCTGGAAGATCGAGCTGGGAGTGCGCGCGGCGGGATGAACGGTCGGACGCGGCGTTCTTCGCCGGCGCGATGCTCGGCTCGCGGAGCTCGACGCGCGGGCGCGCGATGCTCGGCGCGACAACCTCGCGCCGGCACCATCCAACGCGATGCTCGCTCGCGGAGCCTGACGCGCGCGCGATGCTTGCTCGCGGAGCCCGACGCGCGAGCGCGATGCTCGGGCGCGGCAACCCCGCGCCGGCATCATCCAACGCGATGCTCCGCTCGCCGTGCAGAGCGAAAGAGAACCAACTTCCCGCTTGACTGATTTTTGTGAGCGCCGCGTTCGCGATCGAGCACCCGCCGCGCGATGCCGCGTTCTCGACGCGAGACGAGTCGTTCGAGGCGCGTCTGCGCTCACGACCACACCAAACGCATTTTGCTCTCGGAAAGAAGCTCTGCGCGGCGCCTGCGAGCTCAAAATTCGCGTGGTATGCGGAGAAGCATGAACGCATTCCATTCCGTGTCCGACGCCGAGCTGCTCGCGCTTCTCGCTTGC from Myxococcales bacterium encodes the following:
- a CDS encoding Hsp70 family protein, coding for MSARYAVGIDLGTTHTALAAIDLSKADGDEMPAPEVLALPQLTAPGSLEARPLLPSFLYFAHESEAPLALPWDASRRFAVGEHARVRAAESPARVISSAKSWLCHAGVDRRGAILPAGAPDDIEQISPVEASFRYLDHLSEAFLAEHGVPLGEQEVILTVPASFDAAARDLTVEAAYAAGLENVTLLEEPQAALYAWITSAGEGWRAHLGPGDVVLVVDVGGGTTDFSAIAAVEEQGALTLHRIAVGDHILLGGDNMDLALAHVVAQKLREQGKEVDRWQMAALTHTCRGAKERLLSDASAESAPIAVAGRGSSLLGNALRSELTREEVSRVLVEGFFPVVAANARPQARARSGLTQLGLPYAADPAITKHLAAFLARQVEATEKLAGFGAKHGALLHPSAVLFNGGVVKGEALRSRLLEALTHWLKSDGAPAPRVLPGADPDLAVARGAAYFGLVRRGKALRIRGGTARAYYVGIESPAPAVPGVEPPIVALCVAPFGMEEGTHAELPPNELGLVVGEPVQFRFFGSSVRRSDAAGAQLERWAPGELEELSPIEIELPAEGRREGDVVPVTLAAQITPVGTLLLEAVPREPREPDERWKIELGVRAAG